A genomic stretch from Bradyrhizobium sp. 195 includes:
- a CDS encoding plasmid pRiA4b ORF-3 family protein, producing the protein MSLNTTAVRIRITLKDVKPEVMRCLVVPVTLRLDRLHLTLQAAFGWTNSHLFEFLAGEGRWGIPDSDGDFGPQPIDARKARLSDIVQETGAKTIHYLYDFGDSWDHVIKLEKWFDNTTIEGLPLLLEAAGRCPPEDVGGAPGYAEYLDAISDPTHPEHENMRLWDPEQFDPNVIDRKAIEAAVNALSGIWKPRPRKLRSK; encoded by the coding sequence ATGAGCCTGAACACGACCGCCGTCCGGATCAGGATAACTCTCAAGGACGTGAAGCCGGAGGTGATGCGGTGCCTTGTTGTACCCGTCACCCTGCGCCTTGATCGGCTGCATCTGACGCTTCAGGCGGCATTTGGCTGGACCAACAGCCACCTCTTCGAGTTCCTGGCTGGCGAAGGGCGTTGGGGCATCCCTGATTCCGACGGTGATTTTGGCCCCCAGCCGATCGATGCTCGCAAGGCGCGGCTCTCCGATATCGTTCAAGAGACAGGCGCCAAGACGATCCATTATCTCTACGACTTCGGCGACAGCTGGGACCATGTGATCAAACTCGAAAAATGGTTCGACAACACGACGATAGAGGGACTTCCCCTCCTGCTCGAGGCCGCCGGTCGTTGTCCTCCAGAGGACGTCGGCGGTGCGCCAGGCTATGCCGAATACCTCGACGCCATCAGCGACCCCACTCATCCAGAACATGAAAATATGCGCCTCTGGGACCCCGAACAGTTCGATCCAAACGTTATCGACCGGAAGGCGATCGAGGCCGCCGTCAACGCATTGTCCGGAATTTGGAAGCCACGCCCGCGCAAGCTGCGATCAAAATAG